One Phaseolus vulgaris cultivar G19833 chromosome 2, P. vulgaris v2.0, whole genome shotgun sequence DNA window includes the following coding sequences:
- the LOC137809466 gene encoding uncharacterized protein: protein MELIGSHVQLGEEVLLKECERESEAQPLEDGGVNEGEGHSVGGPIIHTYCGSTSGSTKCSSIRSTSDSTSGSSISSTSGSTIGSGHNPLRFSPCRFDSTGGSTSGSTSDNSIGSTSNSTSDSTSGSTIGSCHDPLRFSPCCFDSTSGSTSGSTRGRSIGITSDSTCGSTIGSTSGSTIDSCHDPLRFSPCRFDSTSGSTSGSTNGSSIGSTSDSTSGSTIGSTIGSCHDPLRLSPCRFDSTSGSTSGSSIGNTSGSTSGSTIYSCHDPLRFRPCRFDSTSGSTSGSFSGSTSGSTSGSSIGNTRGSTIGSTSSSTIDSCHNPLRFRPCRFDSTSGSTSASTSGSSIGSTSGSTSGSTIDRSTEI, encoded by the exons ATGGAGTTGATAGGGAGCCACGTTCAGCTCGGTGAGGAGGTCCTTCTCAAAGAATGTGAAAGGGAGTCGGAGGCgcaacctcttgaagatggcggagtaaatgaaggtgaagggcactCCGTTGGTGGCCCTATCATCCACACATACTG TGGGAGTACTAGTGGTAGTACGAAGTGTAGTTCCATTCGTAGTAccagtgatagtaccagtggtAGTTCCATTAGTAGTACTAGTGGTAGTACCATTGGTAGTGGCCACAATCCATTGAGATTCAGCCCTTGTCGCTTTGATTC TACCGGTGGTAGTACTAGTGGTAGTACTAGTGATAATTCCATTGGTAGTAccagtaatagtaccagtgataGTACCAGCGGTAGTACCATTGGTAGTTGCCATGATCCACTGAGATTCAGCCCTTGTTGCTTTGattc TACCAGTGGTAGTACTAGCGGTAGTACCCGTGGTAGATCCATTGGTATTACCAGTGATAGTACCTGTGGTAGTACCATTGGTAGTACTAGTGGTAGTACCATTGATAGTTGTCACGATCCACTGAGATTCAGTCCTTGTCGCTTTGAttc TACAAGTGGTAGTACTAGTGGTAGTACCAATGGTAGTTCAATTGGTAGTAccagtgatagtaccagtggtAGTACTATTGGTAGTACCATTGGTAGTTGCCATGATCCTCTAAGATTGAGCCCTTGTCGATTTGATTC TACCAGTGGTAGTACTAGTGGTAGTTCCATTGGTAATACCAGTGGTAGTACTAGTGGTAGTACCATTTATAGTTGTCACGATCCACTGAGATTTCGTCCTTGTCGCTTTGattc TACTAGTGGTAGTACCAGTGGTAGTTTCAGTGGTAGTACTAGTGGTAGTACCAGCGGTAGTTCCATTGGTAATACCCGTGGTAGTACCATTGGTAGTACTAGTAGTAGTACCATTGATAGTTGTCACAATCCATTGAGATTCCGTCCTTGTCGGTTTGAttc TACCAGTGGTAGTACTAGTGCTAGTACCAGTGGTAGTTCCATTGGTAGTACAAGTGGTAGTACTAGTGGTAGTACCATTGATAGATCCACTGAGATTTAG
- the LOC137811890 gene encoding beta-ureidopropionase, translating into MEKPHNGEAKEEAKGSICGYDSLHRLLKDNLNPHHFQEVSRLLTGLNCGKAVETIALPESATTLSVEHGFDLQAFSFSADKELLRQPRVVRVGLIQNSIALPTTAHFGDQKQAIFEKLKPIIEAAGSSGVNILCLQEAWMMPFAFCTREKRWCEFAEPVDGESTKFLRSFALKYNMVIISSILERDINHGEVIWNTSVVIGNHGNIIGKHRKNHIPRVGDFNESTYYMEGNTGHPVFETAFGKIGINICYGRHHPLNWLAFGLNGAEIVFNPSATVGELSEPMWPIEARNAAIANSYFVASINRVGTETFPNPFTSGDGKPAHADFGHFYGSSHVSAPDASCTPSLSRYRDGLLITDMDLNLCRQLKDKWGFRMTSRYELYADTLARYVKPEFEQQVISDPLLHRKAS; encoded by the exons ATGGAGAAGCCCCACAACGGAGAAGCTAAGGAAGAAGCGAAGGGCTCTATTTGTGGCTACGATTCTCTTCACCGTCTTCTCAAGGATAATCTTAATCCTCATCACTTtcag GAAGTTAGCCGTTTGCTTACTGGGCTTAATTGTGGAAAAGCAGTTGAAACAATTGCTCTCCCTGAATCTGCAACTACCCTCTCTGTGGAGCATGGTTTTGACCTCCAG GCCTTTTCCTTTTCTGCTGACAAAGAACTATTAAGGCAACCTCGAGTAGTGAGGGTTGGTTTGATTCAGAACTCCATTGCCCTTCCAACCACTGCTCACTTTGGGGACCAAAAGCAGGCTATCTTTGAGAAACTAAAGCCAATAATTGAAGCTGCCGGTTCTTCTGGAGTGAACATATTATGCTTGCAA GAAGCATGGATGATGCCATTTGCCTTCTGCACTCGAGAAAAAAGATGGTGTGAATTTGCAGAACCTGTTGATGGAGAATCAACAAAATTTTTACGAAGTTTTGCTCTGAAATATAACATGGTCATTATAAGTTCAATTCTTGAGAGGGATATTAATCATGGAGAGGTTATATGGAACACTTCCGTTGTAATTGGAAATCACGGCAATATAATTGGGAAACACAGGAAG AACCACATACCTAGAGTTGGGGACTTCAACGAGAGCACATACTATATGGAAGGAAATACTGGCCACCCTGTATTCGAAACAGCATTTGGAAAGATTGGCATTAATATATGTTATGGTAGGCACCATCCTTTGAATTGGTTAGCCTTTGGATTGAATGGTGCGGAGATCGTTTTCAACCCTTCTGCTACTGTTGGTGAACTCAGCGAACCAATGTGGCCTATAGAG GCACGTAATGCTGCAATAGCTAATAGTTACTTTGTTGCTTCAATCAATCGCGTTGGGACTGAGACATTCCCCAATCCATTTACTTCTGGGGATGGAAAGCCGGCACATGCAGATTTTGGGCACTTTTATGGATCCAGTCATGTTTCAGCGCCTGATGCATCATGCACGCCATCTCTGTCTCGTTACAGGGATGGGCTTTTAATAACAGACATGGACCTCAACTTGTGTAGACAGTTGAAGGACAAGTGGGGTTTCAGAATGACTTCAAGGTACGAGTTATATGCAGACACACTCGCCCGCTATGTGAAACCAGAGTTTGAGCAACAAGTCATCAGTGACCCCTTATTGCATAGAAAGGCCTCGTAA
- the LOC137811889 gene encoding protein EXECUTER 1, chloroplastic, with product MASISAPTLTFPNQKLAVPFPARTPSLLPFPSISSCRCLASDDRSGAKRGWDSVLHQFSEVAKRVDSYWKSFGNAVEDRGRAAGLDEDWDWDRWRRHFEEIDEQERLLSILKSQLSRAVYLEDYEDAARLKVAFAAAANNDSVGRVMSYLNRAIKEERYGDAAFLRDKAGVGLVGWWAGISEDVNDPHGLIIRITPEHGRYVARSYSPRQLATSSAGIPLFEIFLTMDKKGEFKSQAVYLKRRGAFHGPPTMSSKTLDATGRLSSMESTEDKSELFVVSTEDPENGDDRNDGSDPTEGMPGFQNVLKDMIPGVKVKVFKVITPEKVDTDLSDVIEQIIEDEDEEDEDSNEDEDDEDDDDDDEEEEEEDKEKEQDTESLELEDIKSETEQEGDDEIEVNTGLGTFGREENEFAVKIAIGGLVQKLSSNLSTRDLLRVPAKLDMKGCGSFSFTVEKEVNQHIGLDKGKSSSDKSAKFQGRRRVDHVIFDLAKFIGRGKIPSKVLKEVGELISLTLSQAQNHHQLSGSTIFNRIKIPTSFDPLNGLYIGAHGLYSSEVIHLRRRFGQWEEDNGAKEPSDLEFYEYVEALKLTGDPYVPAGQVAFRAKIGKRYQLPHKGIIPEEFGVIARYKGEGRLAEPGFQNPRWVDGELVVLDGKHLKAGPVVGFVYWAPEYHFLVFFNRLGLQQ from the exons ATGGCTTCCATCAGCGCTCCAACCCTCACCTTCCCTAACCAGAAGCTCGCCGTTCCGTTTCCCGCGCGAACGCCTTCGCTCCTTCCCTTCCCTTCCATCTCCTCTTGCCGCTGCCTCGCCTCCGACGACCGCAGCGGCGCCAAGCGCGGTTGGGACTCCGTGCTGCACCAGTTCTCCGAGGTCGCCAAGCGCGTCGATTCCTACTGGAAGTCCTTCGGGAACGCTGTCGAAGATCGTGGCCGCGCCGCTGGCCTCGACGAGGATTGGGATTGGGATCGGTGGCGCCGGCATTTCGAGGAAATCGACGAGCAAGAGCGTCTCCTCTCGATTCTCAAG TCTCAGTTAAGTCGGGCTGTGTATTTGGAGGACTACGAAGATGCTGCCAGGCTAAAGGTGGCTTTTGCAGCAGCAGCTAACAATGACAGTGTTGGAAGAGTGATGTCTTATCTCAAC AGAGCCATAAAAGAAGAGCGGTATGGTGATGCAGCTTTCTTAAGAGATAAAGCTGGCGTTGGACTT GTGGGTTGGTGGGCTGGTATTTCTGAAGATGTTAATGATCCACATGGTCTAATTATTCGTATAACTCCTGAGCATGGAAGATATGTGGCAAGGAGTTATAGTCCTAG GCAACTTGCAACATCTTCCGCTGGCATTCCTCTATTTGAAATTTTTCTTACGATGGATAAAAAAGGTGAATTCAAGTCACAG GCTGTGTACTTAAAGCGGAGAGGGGCCTTTCATGGACCCCCAACAATGTCTTCTAAAACATTGGATGCTACTGGGAGACTGAGTTCAATGGAATCTACTGAAGACAAAAGTGAGTTGTTTGTTGTGAGTACTGAAGATCCAGAAAATGGTGATGATAGGAATGATGGCTCTGATCCAACAGAGGGAATGCCTGGATTTCAGAATGTATTGAAAGATATGATTCCTGGTGTAAAGGTGAAGGTTTTCAAGGTGATAACTCCGGAGAAAGTAGACACAGATCTATCCGATGTGATTGAGCAGATAATTGaggatgaagatgaagaggacGAAGACAgcaatgaagatgaagatgatgaagatgatgatgatgatgatgaagaagaagaagaagaagacaaagaGAAAGAACAAGATACAGAAAGTTTAGAACTAGAAGATATTAAGTCTGAGACTGAGCAGGAGGGAGATGATGAGATTGAAGTAAACACTGGTTTGGGAACTTTTGGGcgtgaagaaaatgaatttgCTGTAAAAATTGCCATTGGTGGTCTTGTTCAGAAACTTTCCAGTAATCTATCCACTAGAGATTTGCTTCGAGTTCCTGCTAAGCTGGATATGAAGGGGTGTGGTTCATTTTCGTTTACTGTTGAAAAAGAAGTCAATCAGCATATTGgtcttgacaaaggaaaatcTTCATCTGATAAATCAGCTAAGTTTCAAGGTCGTCGCAGAGTTGATCATGTTATTTTTGACCTTGCTAAGTTTATTGGCAGGGGAAAGATACCATCAAAG GTTCTGAAGGAGGTGGGAGAATTGATAAGTCTCACTCTAAGTCAGGCTCAAAACCATCACCAATTATCTGGGTCAACTATTTTCAATCGCATCAAAATACCAACTTCTTTTGATCCCTTAAATG GTCTGTACATTGGTGCACATGGACTTTACTCCTCTGAAGTTATTCATCTAAGACGAAGATTTGGACAGTGGGAAGAGGACAATGGAGCAAAGGAACCTTCAGATCTTGAGTTTTATGAGTATGTAGAAGCTTTAAAGCTAACAGGAGATCCTTATGTACCAGCTGGCCAG GTTGCATTCCGTGCAAAAATTGGAAAGAGGTATCAACTGCCTCATAAAGGGATAATACCTGAAGAGTTTGGCGTG ATTGCTCGCTACAAAGGCGAAGGGAGGCTGGCCGAGCCAGGGTTTCAAAATCCCCGATGGGTTGATGGTGAACTTGTGGTTCTCGATGGAAAG CACCTAAAAGCAGGCCCAGTTGTTGGATTTGTGTACTGGGCCCCTGAGTATCATTTTTTGGTCTTCTTCAATCGGCTTGGGCTTCAACAATAG
- the LOC137811891 gene encoding nicotinamidase 1-like isoform X2 — MSMCDYAPRESNSQIRGMINESARLARVFCEKKLPVMAFLDSHHPNKPEDPYPPHCIIGSDESNLVPELRWLENEPNVTIRRKECFDGYLGSIEEDGSNVFVDWVKKNKITTLLVVGVCTDICVLDFVCSTMSAKNRGFLKPLENVVVYSRGCATFNIPLEEATNTKGALAHPQEFMHHVGLYMAKERGAKIANEVLIGSPEKV; from the exons ATGTCTATGTGTGACTAT GCTCCAAGAGAATCCAATAGCCAGATTCGGGGAATGATCAATGAATCAGCAAGGCTAGCAAGAGTGTTCTGTGAGAAGAAATTGCCAGTTATGGCTTTCCTGGATTCTCACCATCCTAACAAGCCAGAGGATCCTTATCCCCCTCACTGTATTATTGGCTCTGATGAATCAAATCTGGTTCCAG AGTTAAGATGGCTGGAGAATGAACCCAATGTAACAATAAGACGAAAGGAGTGTTTTGACGGATATTTGGGCTCAATAGAAGAAGATGGTTCTAACGTTTTTGTAGATTGGGTGAAAAAGAATAAGATAACAACT CTACTGGTTGTAGGTGTGTGCACAGATATCTGTGTTCTAGATTTTGTATGTTCCACAATGTCAGCAAAAAACCGTGGTTTTCTGAAGCCTTTAGAAAATGTGGTGGTGTATTCACGTGGCTGTGCTACCTTTAATATCCCTCTGGAAGAAGCCACAAATACCAAAGGAGCTTTGGCACATCCACAG GAGTTTATGCATCACGTAGGGCTGTATATGGCTAAAGAACGGGGAGCCAAAATAGCAAATGAAGTGTTAATTGGTTCACCTGAGAAGGTTTAA
- the LOC137811891 gene encoding nicotinamidase 1-like isoform X1 encodes MVSQTVELLKKEIPLEQESVVLAEDTVNGLVLVDIINGFCTVGAGNLAPRESNSQIRGMINESARLARVFCEKKLPVMAFLDSHHPNKPEDPYPPHCIIGSDESNLVPELRWLENEPNVTIRRKECFDGYLGSIEEDGSNVFVDWVKKNKITTLLVVGVCTDICVLDFVCSTMSAKNRGFLKPLENVVVYSRGCATFNIPLEEATNTKGALAHPQEFMHHVGLYMAKERGAKIANEVLIGSPEKV; translated from the exons ATGGTGTCACAGACAGTTGAACTCCTAAAGAAGGAGATTCCTTTGGAACAGGAGTCAGTGGTTTTAGCTGAAGATACAGTAAATGGTCTTGTTCTTGTGGACATCATAAATGGTTTCTGCACAGTTGGTGCTGGAAATCTG GCTCCAAGAGAATCCAATAGCCAGATTCGGGGAATGATCAATGAATCAGCAAGGCTAGCAAGAGTGTTCTGTGAGAAGAAATTGCCAGTTATGGCTTTCCTGGATTCTCACCATCCTAACAAGCCAGAGGATCCTTATCCCCCTCACTGTATTATTGGCTCTGATGAATCAAATCTGGTTCCAG AGTTAAGATGGCTGGAGAATGAACCCAATGTAACAATAAGACGAAAGGAGTGTTTTGACGGATATTTGGGCTCAATAGAAGAAGATGGTTCTAACGTTTTTGTAGATTGGGTGAAAAAGAATAAGATAACAACT CTACTGGTTGTAGGTGTGTGCACAGATATCTGTGTTCTAGATTTTGTATGTTCCACAATGTCAGCAAAAAACCGTGGTTTTCTGAAGCCTTTAGAAAATGTGGTGGTGTATTCACGTGGCTGTGCTACCTTTAATATCCCTCTGGAAGAAGCCACAAATACCAAAGGAGCTTTGGCACATCCACAG GAGTTTATGCATCACGTAGGGCTGTATATGGCTAAAGAACGGGGAGCCAAAATAGCAAATGAAGTGTTAATTGGTTCACCTGAGAAGGTTTAA
- the LOC137811892 gene encoding fructose-1,6-bisphosphatase, chloroplastic yields the protein MQSAVRPPLYHLVSLRPKLQKFSSKSQLCALGTPFCRLRMTSVSGSELRPLRAVGGSSSSSGGDDGFVTLLEYVGKEGIHVKDDLVVLLDHIQYASKRIAALVASPFNYSLGKQTGFDSVGSDRDAPKPLDILSNEIILSSLRKSGKVAVMASEENDEPTWISEDGPYVVVTDPLDGSRNIDASIPTGTIFGIYKRLEELDDLPIEEKAMLNSLQSGSRLIAAAYVLYSSATILCITFGSGTHAFTLDHSTGDFILTNPSIQIPPRGQIYSVNDARYFDWPEGLRQYIDTVRQGKGRYPKKYSARYICSLVADLHRTLLYGGVAMNPRDHLRLVYEANPLSFIVEQAGGRGSDGKHRILSLQPYKLHQRLPLFLGSLEDMEELESYGDIQQKVNPGYEV from the exons ATGCAGTCAGCTGTAAGGCCACCACTCTATCATCTTGTAAGCTTAAGACCAAAGCTTCAAAAATTTTCATCAAAATCTCAACTTTGTGCCTTGGGGACCCCTTTCTGCAGACTAAGAATGACTTCAGTTTCTGGGTCTGAGCTAAGACCCCTTAGAGCTGTGGGTggttcttcttcatcttctggAGGTGATGATGGGTTTGTGACACTGTTAGAGTATGTGGGGAAGGAAGGAATACACGTGAAGGATGATTTGGTGGTGTTGCTTGATCACATACAGTATGCTTCCAAGAGAATTGCAGCTCTTGTGGCTTCTCCTTTTAATTACAGCCTTGGCAAACAAACCGGTTTTGACTCTGTTGGTTCCGATAGAGATGCTCCAAAGCCTCTTGATATTCTCTCg AATGAAATTATCTTGTCATCACTCCGAAAATCTGGAAAAGTTGCTGTCATGGCTTCTGAAGAAAATGATGAGCCAACTTGGATAAGTGAGGATGGTCCATATGTGGTTGTAACAGATCCCCTGGATGGTTCTCGAAATATTGATGCATCCATTCCAACAGGCACAATTTTTGGTATTTATAAGCGGCTTGAGGAACTAGATGATCTACCAATAGAGGAGAAGGCTATGCTGAATTCACTCCAGAGTGGAAGTAGGTTGATTGCTGCTGCCTATGTTCTCTATTCTTCTGCAACTATACTCTGCATCACCTTTGGTTCTGGAACACACGCATTCACTCTTGATCATTCAACAGGAGACTTTATTCTTACAAATCCAAGCATTCAAATTCCTCCCCGTG GGCAAATTTATTCGGTGAATGATGCAAGATATTTTGACTGGCCTGAAGGTTTAAGGCAATATATAGACACTGTTAGACAAGGAAAAGGTAGATATCCAAAGAAGTACTCTGCCAGGTATATATGTTCTCTGGTGGCTGATCTCCACAGAACTTTGTTGTATGGTGGTGTGGCAATGAATCCAAGGGACCATCTTCGTCTTGTTTATGAAGCAAACCCTCTTAGTTTCATTGTAGAGCAGGCTGGTGGAAGAGGGTCTGATGGTAAACATAGAATTCTTTCTCTTCAACCATATAAACTTCATCAAAGACTTCCTCTTTTTTTGGGGAGCTTGGAAGACATGGAAGAGTTAGAAAGTTATGGGGATATCCAACAGAAAGTTAATCCTGGTTATGAGGTTTGA